Proteins co-encoded in one Prunus persica cultivar Lovell chromosome G6, Prunus_persica_NCBIv2, whole genome shotgun sequence genomic window:
- the LOC18774249 gene encoding thylakoid membrane protein TERC, chloroplastic isoform X3 gives MGMASVVHNGVHIPLKLSSRLPRVSSPSPAPKWARPHLFHLHIPRIRTGGHSRRGQSAPIARSRTTEQDDDLSTSEGERVDSQSHDDIGDVDTSHTSSPEKTQGREAYVSSVRTVALWVCAAVAFGVGLGFKDGVGKATEFFAGYLLEQSLSVDNLFVFVLIFKYFKVPIMYQNRVLSYGIAGAVVFRFTLILLGTATLQRFEAVNLFLAAILLYSSFKLFTSEDDDTDLSNNFVVKTCQRFIPVTSSYDGNKFFTFQDGVQKATPLLLTVDSIPAVFGVTRDPFIVFSSNLFAIVGLRSLYTLISEGMSDLEYLQPSIGVVLGFIGCKMILDYFGFHVSTEVSLGFVATSLSTGVLLSLMKKSD, from the exons ATGGGCATGGCTTCTGTCGTCCACAACGGCGTACACATTCCTCTGAAGCTCAGTTCACGCTTGCCTAGGGTTTCATCACCATCTCCAGCCCCAAAGTGGGCTAGGCCTCACTTATTTCACCTTCATATCCCTCGCATCCGCACAG GTGGTCACAGTCGTCGTGGCCAATCTGCGCCGATTGCACGTTCTAGAACAACTGAGCAAGATGATGATTTATCCACTTCAG AAGGTGAGAGGGTCGATTCTCAGTCACATGATGACATTGGTGATGTGGACACCTCTCACACTTCCTCTCCAGAGAAAACGCAGGGACGTGAAGCTTATGTTTCTTCCGTAAGAACTGTAGCCTTGTGG GTGTGCGCTGCGGTAGCATTTGGTGTCGGTTTGGGTTTCAAAGATGGAGTTGGCAAGGCAACGGAGTTTTTTGCTGG GTATTTGCTGGAGCAAAGCTTATCAGTGGACAATCTGTTTGTCTTTGTTCTGATTTTCAAGTACTTCAAAGTGCCAATCATGTATCAG AATCGGGTGCTTTCATATGGTATTGCTGGTGCAGTCGTCTTTCGTTTCACATTAATACTCCTAGGAACAGCCACACTGCAG AGGTTTGAGGCGGTGAATCTTTTCCTGGCTGCAATACTCCTTTACTCATCCTTCAAG CTATTTACCAGTGAAGACGATGACACTGATCTATCCAACAACTTTGTTGTGAAGACCTGCCAGAGATTTATCCCTGTCACGT CGAGTTATGATGGCAATAAATTTTTCACATTTCAAGATGGCGTGCAAAAG GCCACACCTTTACTTCTCACG GTCGACTCCATACCAGCAGTTTTCGGTGTTACTCGGGATCCTTTCATAGTGTTCAGTTCTAATCTTTTTGCCATCGTAG GTTTAAGATCACTTTACACACTCATTTCTGAGGGTATGTCAGACTTGGAGTATTTACAG CCATCAATTGGTGTTGTTCTGGGCTTTATCGGGTGTAAGATGATCCTGGATTATTTTG GGTTCCATGTATCAACGGAGGTGTCTCTTGGCTTTGTAGCTACAAGTCTTAGTACTGGGGTGCTGTTAAGTCTAATGAAGAAGTCTGACTAG
- the LOC18774249 gene encoding thylakoid membrane protein TERC, chloroplastic isoform X1: MGMASVVHNGVHIPLKLSSRLPRVSSPSPAPKWARPHLFHLHIPRIRTGGHSRRGQSAPIARSRTTEQDDDLSTSEGERVDSQSHDDIGDVDTSHTSSPEKTQGREAYVSSVRTVALWVCAAVAFGVGLGFKDGVGKATEFFAGYLLEQSLSVDNLFVFVLIFKYFKVPIMYQNRVLSYGIAGAVVFRFTLILLGTATLQRFEAVNLFLAAILLYSSFKLFTSEDDDTDLSNNFVVKTCQRFIPVTSSYDGNKFFTFQDGVQKATPLLLTVAVIELSDIAFAVDSIPAVFGVTRDPFIVFSSNLFAIVGLRSLYTLISEGMSDLEYLQPSIGVVLGFIGCKMILDYFGFHVSTEVSLGFVATSLSTGVLLSLMKKSD; this comes from the exons ATGGGCATGGCTTCTGTCGTCCACAACGGCGTACACATTCCTCTGAAGCTCAGTTCACGCTTGCCTAGGGTTTCATCACCATCTCCAGCCCCAAAGTGGGCTAGGCCTCACTTATTTCACCTTCATATCCCTCGCATCCGCACAG GTGGTCACAGTCGTCGTGGCCAATCTGCGCCGATTGCACGTTCTAGAACAACTGAGCAAGATGATGATTTATCCACTTCAG AAGGTGAGAGGGTCGATTCTCAGTCACATGATGACATTGGTGATGTGGACACCTCTCACACTTCCTCTCCAGAGAAAACGCAGGGACGTGAAGCTTATGTTTCTTCCGTAAGAACTGTAGCCTTGTGG GTGTGCGCTGCGGTAGCATTTGGTGTCGGTTTGGGTTTCAAAGATGGAGTTGGCAAGGCAACGGAGTTTTTTGCTGG GTATTTGCTGGAGCAAAGCTTATCAGTGGACAATCTGTTTGTCTTTGTTCTGATTTTCAAGTACTTCAAAGTGCCAATCATGTATCAG AATCGGGTGCTTTCATATGGTATTGCTGGTGCAGTCGTCTTTCGTTTCACATTAATACTCCTAGGAACAGCCACACTGCAG AGGTTTGAGGCGGTGAATCTTTTCCTGGCTGCAATACTCCTTTACTCATCCTTCAAG CTATTTACCAGTGAAGACGATGACACTGATCTATCCAACAACTTTGTTGTGAAGACCTGCCAGAGATTTATCCCTGTCACGT CGAGTTATGATGGCAATAAATTTTTCACATTTCAAGATGGCGTGCAAAAG GCCACACCTTTACTTCTCACGGTAGCAGTTATTGAGCTCAGTGATATAGCATTCGCT GTCGACTCCATACCAGCAGTTTTCGGTGTTACTCGGGATCCTTTCATAGTGTTCAGTTCTAATCTTTTTGCCATCGTAG GTTTAAGATCACTTTACACACTCATTTCTGAGGGTATGTCAGACTTGGAGTATTTACAG CCATCAATTGGTGTTGTTCTGGGCTTTATCGGGTGTAAGATGATCCTGGATTATTTTG GGTTCCATGTATCAACGGAGGTGTCTCTTGGCTTTGTAGCTACAAGTCTTAGTACTGGGGTGCTGTTAAGTCTAATGAAGAAGTCTGACTAG
- the LOC18774249 gene encoding thylakoid membrane protein TERC, chloroplastic isoform X2 — protein MGMASVVHNGVHIPLKLSSRLPRVSSPSPAPKWARPHLFHLHIPRIRTGGHSRRGQSAPIARSRTTEQDDDLSTSEGERVDSQSHDDIGDVDTSHTSSPEKTQGREAYVSSVCAAVAFGVGLGFKDGVGKATEFFAGYLLEQSLSVDNLFVFVLIFKYFKVPIMYQNRVLSYGIAGAVVFRFTLILLGTATLQRFEAVNLFLAAILLYSSFKLFTSEDDDTDLSNNFVVKTCQRFIPVTSSYDGNKFFTFQDGVQKATPLLLTVAVIELSDIAFAVDSIPAVFGVTRDPFIVFSSNLFAIVGLRSLYTLISEGMSDLEYLQPSIGVVLGFIGCKMILDYFGFHVSTEVSLGFVATSLSTGVLLSLMKKSD, from the exons ATGGGCATGGCTTCTGTCGTCCACAACGGCGTACACATTCCTCTGAAGCTCAGTTCACGCTTGCCTAGGGTTTCATCACCATCTCCAGCCCCAAAGTGGGCTAGGCCTCACTTATTTCACCTTCATATCCCTCGCATCCGCACAG GTGGTCACAGTCGTCGTGGCCAATCTGCGCCGATTGCACGTTCTAGAACAACTGAGCAAGATGATGATTTATCCACTTCAG AAGGTGAGAGGGTCGATTCTCAGTCACATGATGACATTGGTGATGTGGACACCTCTCACACTTCCTCTCCAGAGAAAACGCAGGGACGTGAAGCTTATGTTTCTTCC GTGTGCGCTGCGGTAGCATTTGGTGTCGGTTTGGGTTTCAAAGATGGAGTTGGCAAGGCAACGGAGTTTTTTGCTGG GTATTTGCTGGAGCAAAGCTTATCAGTGGACAATCTGTTTGTCTTTGTTCTGATTTTCAAGTACTTCAAAGTGCCAATCATGTATCAG AATCGGGTGCTTTCATATGGTATTGCTGGTGCAGTCGTCTTTCGTTTCACATTAATACTCCTAGGAACAGCCACACTGCAG AGGTTTGAGGCGGTGAATCTTTTCCTGGCTGCAATACTCCTTTACTCATCCTTCAAG CTATTTACCAGTGAAGACGATGACACTGATCTATCCAACAACTTTGTTGTGAAGACCTGCCAGAGATTTATCCCTGTCACGT CGAGTTATGATGGCAATAAATTTTTCACATTTCAAGATGGCGTGCAAAAG GCCACACCTTTACTTCTCACGGTAGCAGTTATTGAGCTCAGTGATATAGCATTCGCT GTCGACTCCATACCAGCAGTTTTCGGTGTTACTCGGGATCCTTTCATAGTGTTCAGTTCTAATCTTTTTGCCATCGTAG GTTTAAGATCACTTTACACACTCATTTCTGAGGGTATGTCAGACTTGGAGTATTTACAG CCATCAATTGGTGTTGTTCTGGGCTTTATCGGGTGTAAGATGATCCTGGATTATTTTG GGTTCCATGTATCAACGGAGGTGTCTCTTGGCTTTGTAGCTACAAGTCTTAGTACTGGGGTGCTGTTAAGTCTAATGAAGAAGTCTGACTAG
- the LOC18774249 gene encoding thylakoid membrane protein TERC, chloroplastic isoform X4 has product MGMASVVHNGVHIPLKLSSRLPRVSSPSPAPKWARPHLFHLHIPRIRTGGHSRRGQSAPIARSRTTEQDDDLSTSEGERVDSQSHDDIGDVDTSHTSSPEKTQGREAYVSSVRTVALWVCAAVAFGVGLGFKDGVGKATEFFAGYLLEQSLSVDNLFVFVLIFKYFKVPIMYQNRVLSYGIAGAVVFRFTLILLGTATLQRFEAVNLFLAAILLYSSFKLFTSEDDDTDLSNNFVVKTCQRFIPVTSSYDGNKFFTFQDGVQKATPLLLTVAVIELSDIAFAVDSIPAVFGVTRDPFIVFSSNLFAIVGLRSLYTLISEGMSDLEYLQGSMYQRRCLLAL; this is encoded by the exons ATGGGCATGGCTTCTGTCGTCCACAACGGCGTACACATTCCTCTGAAGCTCAGTTCACGCTTGCCTAGGGTTTCATCACCATCTCCAGCCCCAAAGTGGGCTAGGCCTCACTTATTTCACCTTCATATCCCTCGCATCCGCACAG GTGGTCACAGTCGTCGTGGCCAATCTGCGCCGATTGCACGTTCTAGAACAACTGAGCAAGATGATGATTTATCCACTTCAG AAGGTGAGAGGGTCGATTCTCAGTCACATGATGACATTGGTGATGTGGACACCTCTCACACTTCCTCTCCAGAGAAAACGCAGGGACGTGAAGCTTATGTTTCTTCCGTAAGAACTGTAGCCTTGTGG GTGTGCGCTGCGGTAGCATTTGGTGTCGGTTTGGGTTTCAAAGATGGAGTTGGCAAGGCAACGGAGTTTTTTGCTGG GTATTTGCTGGAGCAAAGCTTATCAGTGGACAATCTGTTTGTCTTTGTTCTGATTTTCAAGTACTTCAAAGTGCCAATCATGTATCAG AATCGGGTGCTTTCATATGGTATTGCTGGTGCAGTCGTCTTTCGTTTCACATTAATACTCCTAGGAACAGCCACACTGCAG AGGTTTGAGGCGGTGAATCTTTTCCTGGCTGCAATACTCCTTTACTCATCCTTCAAG CTATTTACCAGTGAAGACGATGACACTGATCTATCCAACAACTTTGTTGTGAAGACCTGCCAGAGATTTATCCCTGTCACGT CGAGTTATGATGGCAATAAATTTTTCACATTTCAAGATGGCGTGCAAAAG GCCACACCTTTACTTCTCACGGTAGCAGTTATTGAGCTCAGTGATATAGCATTCGCT GTCGACTCCATACCAGCAGTTTTCGGTGTTACTCGGGATCCTTTCATAGTGTTCAGTTCTAATCTTTTTGCCATCGTAG GTTTAAGATCACTTTACACACTCATTTCTGAGGGTATGTCAGACTTGGAGTATTTACAG GGTTCCATGTATCAACGGAGGTGTCTCTTGGCTTTGTAG
- the LOC18772351 gene encoding protein MODIFIER OF SNC1 11 isoform X1 produces the protein MATETQKLSDTNPALENPKKTLDPSPIPPTATNPDRPEDPPTDTPSDPAPSSEVVSEENGSKADSEDPKTAAGSEAGDGAAPANSIQKKMRRAERFGISVQMTEEEKRNSRAERFGTVSTSHGSEASKKSEEQKRKARAERFGLSGPAVAGDENAKKKARLARFAPISKTDTKTDPMEEEKRKARALRFSKASTGSLSQVNDKGNIEPKAAIAGSAGGGV, from the exons ATGGCCACCGAAACGCAGAAGCTCAGCGACACCAACCCCGCCCTAGAGAACCCTAAGAAAACCCTAGACCCTTCCCCCATCCCACCCACCGCCACCAACCCAGATCGACCCGAAGACCCGCCTACTGACACTCCCTCCGATCCGGCTCCGTCGTCCGAGGTTGTGTCCGAAGAGAACGGTTCCAAAGCGGACTCTGAGGATCCGAAGACCGCTGCAGGCTCTGAAGCCGGTGATGGCGCTGCCCCTGCTAACTCTATTCAGAAGAAGATGCGCCGAGCCGAGCGGTTCGGGATATCTGTGCAGATGACTGAAGAAGAGAAGCGCAACTCTCGGGCTGAGAG GTTTGGCACTGTTTCCACATCTCATGGATCAGAAGCATCTAAAAAATCAGAGGAGCAGAAGAGAAAGGCTAGAGCAGAGAG GTTTGGGCTTTCTGGTCCAGCTGTGGCGGGTGATGAGAATGCAAAGAAGAAGGCTCGTCTTGCTCGATTTGCACCTATTTCCAAAACCGATACTAAAACTGATCccatggaagaagaaaaaaggaaggcAAGGGCACTCAG GTTTTCAAAGGCCTCAACAGGTTCTCTTTCTCAAGTGAATGACAAGGGAAATATCGAGCCG AAGGCAGCCATAGCTGGCAGTGCTGGCGGAGGGGTTTGA
- the LOC18772351 gene encoding protein MODIFIER OF SNC1 11 isoform X2 has product MATETQKLSDTNPALENPKKTLDPSPIPPTATNPDRPEDPPTDTPSDPAPSSEVVSEENGSKADSEDPKTAAGSEAGDGAAPANSIQKKMRRAERFGISVQMTEEEKRNSRAERFGTVSTSHGSEASKKSEEQKRKARAERFGLSGPAVAGDENAKKKARLARFAPISKTDTKTDPMEEEKRKARALRFSKASTGSLSQVNDKGNIEPAAIAGSAGGGV; this is encoded by the exons ATGGCCACCGAAACGCAGAAGCTCAGCGACACCAACCCCGCCCTAGAGAACCCTAAGAAAACCCTAGACCCTTCCCCCATCCCACCCACCGCCACCAACCCAGATCGACCCGAAGACCCGCCTACTGACACTCCCTCCGATCCGGCTCCGTCGTCCGAGGTTGTGTCCGAAGAGAACGGTTCCAAAGCGGACTCTGAGGATCCGAAGACCGCTGCAGGCTCTGAAGCCGGTGATGGCGCTGCCCCTGCTAACTCTATTCAGAAGAAGATGCGCCGAGCCGAGCGGTTCGGGATATCTGTGCAGATGACTGAAGAAGAGAAGCGCAACTCTCGGGCTGAGAG GTTTGGCACTGTTTCCACATCTCATGGATCAGAAGCATCTAAAAAATCAGAGGAGCAGAAGAGAAAGGCTAGAGCAGAGAG GTTTGGGCTTTCTGGTCCAGCTGTGGCGGGTGATGAGAATGCAAAGAAGAAGGCTCGTCTTGCTCGATTTGCACCTATTTCCAAAACCGATACTAAAACTGATCccatggaagaagaaaaaaggaaggcAAGGGCACTCAG GTTTTCAAAGGCCTCAACAGGTTCTCTTTCTCAAGTGAATGACAAGGGAAATATCGAGCCG GCAGCCATAGCTGGCAGTGCTGGCGGAGGGGTTTGA
- the LOC18772806 gene encoding probable protein phosphatase 2C 38 has product MVSCWKPSAVDDGPRRCGGEASGRVDGLLWYKDLGQHAWGEFSMAVIQANSVLEDQSQIESGPLSSTKSGPVGTFVGVYDGHGGPEASTYVNENLFCNLQRIAAEHRAISEHVIKKAYLATEENFLSMVKKKWLNKPQIASAGTCCLVGILCNGLLYTANVGDSRVVLGKIEKATKEVIAIQLSTEHNASIESVRDEVKSMHPYDPNIVVLRHRVWRVKGLIQVTRSLGDAYLKNAEFNREPLPLKFRLPEPFLKPILIPEPSISVLKLCPEDQFLIFASDGLWEHLSNQEAVDIVNSYPRKGIARKLVEAALQEAAKKREVRYSDLRKIERGVRRHFHDDISVVVVFLSTRLKGGAIPRKPQFSLKPDI; this is encoded by the exons ATGGTGTCCTGTTGGAAACCCTCTGCAGTTGATGATGGACCTCGGCGTTGTGGCGGTGAAGCCAGTGGACGTGTTGATGGGTTGTTGTGGTACAAGGACTTGGGGCAGCATGCTTGGGGAGAATTTTCAATGGCTGTCATTCAAGCCAATTCCGTTTTGGAGGATCAAAGCCAAATTGAATCCGGTCCCTTGAGTTCAACAAAATCTGGTCCTGTGGGGACCTTTGTTGGTGTCTATGATGGGCATGGAGGGCCTGAGGCTTCAACATATGTCAATGAAAATCTCTTCTGCAATCTTCAGA GAATTGCAGCTGAGCATAGGGCCATATCAGAACATGTTATCAAGAAGGCTTACTTGGCCACAGAGGAGAATTTTCTCTCCATGGTGAAGAAAAAGTGGTTAAACAAGCCACAGATTGCATCTGCAGGAACATGTTGTTTGGTTGGGATACTTTGCAATGGACTGCTTTACACAGCAAATGTTGGGGACTCTCGGGTGGTTTtaggaaaaatagaaaaggcgACGAAAGAGGTTATAGCCATTCAATTATCTACAGAGCACAATGCAAGTATAGAATCTGTGAGAGATGAGGTCAAGTCAATGCATCCATATGATCCAAATATTGTGGTTTTGAGGCACAGAGTTTGGCGTGTGAAGGGCCTCATACAG GTTACAAGATCCCTTGGTGATGCATATTTAAAGAACGCAGAGTTCAACAGAGAGCCTCTACCCCTAAAGTTTAGGCTGCCTGAACCTTTCCTCAAGCCAATTCTCATCCCCGAACCGTCCATATCGGTGCTTAAACTCTGCCCTGAAGATCAGTTTCTCATATTTGCTTCTGATGGTCTGTGGGAGCATCTCAGCAACCAGGAGGCTGTGGACATTGTCAATAGTTACCCACGTAAA GGAATAGCGAGGAAGCTTGTTGAAGCTGCACTTCAGGAAGCAGCCAAGAAGAGAGAAGTGAGGTACTCGGACTTGAGAAAGATTGAAAGAGGAGTGAGAAGACATTTTCATGACGACATCAGTGTTGTGGTGGTGTTTCTAAGCACAAGATTGAAAGGTGGAGCCATCCCACGCAAACctcaattttcattaaaaCCCGACATCTAG